The following DNA comes from Bacteroidales bacterium.
CGTTACCCCACCAGCGCGTACCCGGTTCAAAAAGTTTCTTTTTAAAAAGTGCAGGAAGAGCCTGTCTGCATAAATCTTCCCATATTTCTGAGCAGTAATCGGAGAATTGTGGTTTTACTACATGATCAAATATTTGTTGAGTATAACCCAACTCCAGGGATGATTTCGGGTATCACATACCTGTAGTAAAAATGAATGAACGGTTCTGCAATTTTGTACAGGGTTTTTTTGCATTTCTTTTGGATAAACCCCAGGGAATTTCACGCTTAACATACCCTAATTCTATCAAACGTTGTAGAGGTCGATTTAGCTGGGTTGCCGGTTTGCCGGCACGGGAAGCGATTTCACTTAGCCGGTGGGCACCGGAGGCAATGATCGAAATAAGGGTGTGCATCCTTAAATTTTTGGATGATGCTTGGGAGTTCCGGTGTATTTTTAACAAGGTAAGGAAATTCGTCGATGAAAAGCGTGAATCGCTTATCGGTCCAGCGGCCGAGGGCTGTCAATATGCTTTCCCAGTCGGGATAATTTACTGAATCGAAACCTTTAAACTTGTTAATTACCTGCCGCGCAAAGGTTTCTATCTGGGCAGTACTTTCGCGCTGGTCTGCTATAAAATAGATATCATCTTGCTGCATGACCTGTTGCAGCAAACGGGTTTTACCAAGTCTACGCCTGCCATAAAGCACGATTAATGATGATTCCTCTGAATTTAGAGCCCGGGATAAACGCTGTATTTCATGATGTCGATTAAGAAATTCCATGTTGGTAAAAATTATGTACTACAAACATAATGTTTTTCCTGCATAACTTCAAGGGGTTTTTTAGGTTTTGCGTTCTCTGCGACTTCTTGGCGTACTTTGTCCGCTCGGATGAGATCGTTCAGACGGGCGAGAACCCTTCTTTTTTTCACGCCACGTTCGCCACCGATTTTTTCTTACTTCTTAACGTTGTGGAGATTTTTTTTGGTTTGATTGTTCTGTCTTTTGCTTTTCCTGCGGGATGGGTTCCCCTTCAGGGGTTAGGGGCAGGGCGGGGATTTTGCACGCCCGCCTGACCAATGTCATTCGGGCAGGCAAAGCTCGCAAAGGAATGTTTGCCTGTCTTATTTTCTACAACCGACTATCTACTTAATTAACTCAATTAACTTAATCACTCAATCAACTACTCAGAAACCTCCAAAATAGCCTGCAAGCACCTTCCTGCGGTATTGCCATCCCATTTTTCCGGGTGTTGTGGTTTTCTTTTGAGCCGGAGGGTTTCCTGGTATGCTTTTCGGATTCTTTCTATATTTTCTTTAAAGATCTATAATCGGGATGTTTTTATTCCGGCTATTGTAAGCTATTATGGACAAATTTATATTGGGATAGTTTTCTGTAAATTTTTTATATTTTGTTGGTTTGTATTCGATGGAACTGGTTTTTACTTCGTATGCTTTGCCACT
Coding sequences within:
- a CDS encoding ATP-binding protein gives rise to the protein MEFLNRHHEIQRLSRALNSEESSLIVLYGRRRLGKTRLLQQVMQQDDIYFIADQRESTAQIETFARQVINKFKGFDSVNYPDWESILTALGRWTDKRFTLFIDEFPYLVKNTPELPSIIQKFKDAHPYFDHCLRCPPAK
- a CDS encoding helix-turn-helix domain-containing protein; protein product: MHTLISIIASGAHRLSEIASRAGKPATQLNRPLQRLIELGYVKREIPWGLSKRNAKKPCTKLQNRSFIFTTGM